From Streptomyces sp. NBC_01460, a single genomic window includes:
- a CDS encoding alpha/beta fold hydrolase translates to MTDELRTHDGLTLRYWSWSRNPDTSLPPVVLLHGFAANARLNWEGPGVVEALVARGRRVYALDARGHGESDRPHDDTHYGESLMARDVRLLIDRIGEERVHLAGYSMGAVVAVLAAAEDPRISRLVAGGIGAGAVEVGGLDTRVMPPELVSAALTAEDAADAPERTRAFRVLADTAGGDRLALAAQIRAVHRDALPLDRIVVPTLVLAGGNDPLATRPEVLASAIAGAELTVLPGDHLTAVRDPGFAEAIASFLARD, encoded by the coding sequence ATGACTGATGAATTGCGTACACACGACGGTTTGACCCTGCGTTACTGGTCCTGGTCGCGCAACCCGGACACCTCCCTGCCCCCGGTGGTGCTGCTGCACGGTTTCGCGGCGAACGCCCGGCTGAACTGGGAGGGGCCCGGCGTCGTCGAGGCGCTCGTGGCACGGGGACGCCGGGTGTACGCCCTGGACGCGCGCGGCCACGGCGAGTCGGACCGGCCGCACGACGACACGCACTACGGCGAGTCGCTGATGGCCCGTGACGTCCGTCTGCTGATCGACCGGATCGGCGAGGAGCGGGTGCACCTCGCGGGCTACTCCATGGGCGCCGTGGTGGCGGTCCTCGCCGCGGCGGAGGACCCCAGGATCAGCCGCCTGGTCGCCGGAGGAATCGGCGCCGGCGCGGTGGAGGTGGGCGGACTGGACACCCGGGTGATGCCTCCCGAGCTGGTGTCGGCGGCGCTGACGGCCGAGGACGCGGCGGACGCACCCGAGCGGACCCGGGCCTTCAGGGTCCTGGCCGACACGGCGGGCGGGGACCGGCTGGCGCTGGCCGCGCAGATCCGGGCGGTGCACCGGGACGCGCTGCCGCTGGACCGGATCGTGGTCCCGACGCTGGTCCTCGCCGGCGGGAACGACCCCCTCGCGACCCGGCCCGAGGTGCTGGCCTCGGCGATAGCGGGGGCGGAGCTGACCGTGCTCCCGGGGGACCACCTGACGGCCGTACGCGATCCGGGGTTCGCCGAGGCCATCGCCTCGTTCCTCGCGCGGGACTGA